A single Methylobacterium sp. 17Sr1-1 DNA region contains:
- a CDS encoding IS5 family transposase has translation MARLVQRLDPPGSPSATPARQVVAAIAWHLRVGSAWRALPSGFPPWCTVYGWFRRWVEKGVLAILMRALARRQRRRGGRRPQPRLAIIDTQSVKCIGVRGPRGYDGAKKLVGRKRVLMVDAQGFILAVAVVPADVQDCDTLPALDAGKEQWPSLRLAILDGVFRAHRCEEWCTLHGMRCEVVQKEPDQTGFVVLKRRWVVERTLGWLSHWSGLLRERAGRLDVATGRITFVACLMALSALHNPA, from the coding sequence ATGGCCCGCCTGGTACAGCGCCTCGACCCACCTGGCAGCCCGAGCGCGACGCCGGCCCGCCAAGTCGTGGCGGCGATCGCCTGGCATCTGCGGGTCGGCAGCGCCTGGCGCGCCCTGCCGTCGGGGTTTCCGCCCTGGTGTACGGTCTACGGCTGGTTCCGGCGCTGGGTCGAGAAGGGCGTGCTCGCGATCCTGATGCGGGCCCTGGCCCGGCGCCAGCGGCGTCGCGGCGGTCGTCGCCCGCAGCCCCGGCTGGCGATCATCGATACCCAGAGCGTCAAGTGTATCGGAGTGCGCGGGCCGCGTGGCTACGATGGCGCCAAGAAGCTGGTCGGACGCAAGCGCGTGCTGATGGTGGACGCCCAAGGCTTCATCCTGGCCGTGGCCGTCGTGCCCGCCGACGTGCAGGATTGCGACACGCTGCCGGCGTTGGATGCCGGCAAGGAGCAGTGGCCGAGCCTGCGCCTGGCGATCCTCGACGGCGTGTTCCGGGCCCATCGCTGCGAGGAGTGGTGCACCCTGCACGGCATGCGCTGCGAGGTGGTGCAGAAGGAGCCGGATCAGACGGGCTTCGTCGTGCTCAAGCGGCGCTGGGTGGTCGAGCGGACCTTGGGCTGGCTCAGCCACTGGAGCGGGTTGCTGCGCGAACGGGCCGGTCGCCTCGACGTCGCGACCGGCCGCATCACCTTCGTCGCCTGCCTGATGGCCCTCTCCGCACTCCACAATCCAGCATAA
- a CDS encoding CinA family protein encodes MRELMERAGLVAARLTARRETVAVAESSAGGLVSATLLAVPGASAYYLGGAVVYTAQARRALIGLDEAGMAGLRSASEPYAERVAALVRERHGAVWGLCETGAAGPGGNRYGDAAGHTCLAVAGPVTRRLTRETGHGDRAANMEAFAAAMLDAFLDALTEADGAP; translated from the coding sequence TTGCGCGAATTGATGGAGAGGGCCGGGCTCGTCGCCGCCCGGCTGACGGCCCGGCGGGAGACCGTCGCGGTGGCCGAATCCTCCGCCGGCGGCCTCGTTTCCGCGACCCTTCTGGCCGTGCCGGGCGCCTCCGCCTACTATCTCGGCGGCGCGGTGGTCTACACCGCCCAGGCGCGCCGCGCCCTGATCGGGCTCGACGAGGCCGGGATGGCGGGCCTGCGCAGCGCCAGCGAGCCCTATGCCGAGCGCGTGGCCGCTCTCGTGCGCGAGCGCCACGGCGCGGTCTGGGGCCTGTGCGAGACCGGCGCCGCGGGGCCGGGCGGCAACCGCTACGGCGATGCCGCCGGCCATACCTGCCTTGCCGTCGCCGGCCCCGTCACCCGCCGCCTGACCCGCGAGACCGGCCATGGCGACCGGGCCGCCAACATGGAGGCCTTCGCGGCCGCCATGCTCGACGCCTTCCTCGATGCGCTGACCGAGGCGGACGGGGCTCCGTAG
- a CDS encoding branched-chain amino acid ABC transporter substrate-binding protein produces the protein MTPIREALRGAVVAMSLCGPFAIPVVGAAAATLALAGPALAQESVKIAFIDPLSGGGAPTGEAGLRHFQYMAEILNARQKQFRFEVLAYDNKVNPQETLIAAQKGIDAGARVLVQGNGSSAAAALTDFVAKHNERNPNRQVIYINYSAVDPSLTNEKCNYWHFRFDANSDIKMEALTNFMKTRPEIRRVYLINQDYSFGQSVRSQARAMLKAKRPDIEIVGDEVTPLQKVNDFAPYVTKIRASGADAVITGNWAQDINLLLKAAAEAGLQASFYTYYAGGTGGPSVVRQTGLAHRVFEVSQGAANEGDAAAQDFETAFRARTGIGSTYPRAFNAMNALLTAMQEAGSSEARKVAPKLEQARLKPHVGSEGYVRPDDHQYFQTMFVHSFGPMEPGMRFDEEGTGWGWKMVGRVETKDTLVPTTCRMDRPS, from the coding sequence ATGACGCCCATCCGCGAGGCGCTGCGTGGCGCCGTTGTCGCAATGTCCCTGTGCGGCCCGTTTGCGATCCCAGTGGTCGGCGCCGCCGCCGCGACCCTGGCGCTCGCCGGCCCGGCCCTCGCGCAGGAAAGCGTAAAAATCGCCTTCATCGATCCGCTCTCGGGCGGCGGCGCGCCGACCGGCGAGGCGGGCCTGCGCCACTTCCAGTACATGGCCGAGATCCTGAACGCCCGCCAGAAGCAGTTCCGCTTCGAGGTGTTGGCCTACGACAACAAGGTCAACCCGCAGGAAACCTTGATCGCCGCCCAGAAGGGCATCGATGCCGGTGCCCGGGTGCTGGTGCAGGGCAACGGCTCCTCGGCCGCGGCCGCGCTCACCGACTTCGTCGCCAAGCACAACGAGCGCAACCCGAACCGCCAGGTCATCTACATCAACTACTCCGCCGTCGATCCGTCGCTGACCAACGAGAAGTGCAACTACTGGCACTTCCGCTTCGACGCCAACTCGGACATCAAGATGGAGGCGCTGACGAACTTCATGAAGACGCGGCCGGAGATCAGACGAGTCTATCTCATCAACCAGGATTACTCGTTCGGGCAGTCGGTCCGGTCCCAAGCCCGCGCCATGCTGAAGGCCAAGCGGCCCGACATCGAGATCGTCGGCGACGAGGTGACGCCGCTGCAGAAGGTCAACGACTTCGCGCCCTACGTCACCAAGATCCGCGCCTCGGGGGCGGATGCGGTCATCACCGGCAACTGGGCCCAGGACATCAACCTGCTGCTCAAGGCCGCCGCCGAGGCCGGGCTCCAGGCCAGCTTCTACACCTATTATGCCGGCGGCACCGGCGGACCCTCGGTGGTGCGCCAGACCGGGCTCGCCCACCGGGTGTTCGAGGTCTCGCAGGGCGCCGCCAACGAGGGCGATGCCGCCGCGCAGGACTTCGAGACCGCGTTCCGGGCCCGCACCGGCATCGGCTCGACCTATCCGCGCGCCTTCAACGCGATGAACGCGCTCCTGACCGCGATGCAGGAGGCCGGCTCGTCCGAGGCGCGCAAGGTGGCGCCGAAGCTCGAGCAAGCTCGCCTCAAGCCGCATGTCGGCAGCGAGGGGTATGTGCGCCCAGACGACCACCAGTATTTCCAGACGATGTTCGTCCACTCCTTCGGCCCGATGGAGCCCGGCATGCGCTTCGACGAGGAGGGCACCGGCTGGGGCTGGAAGATGGTCGGCCGGGTCGAGACCAAGGACACGCTGGTGCCGACCACCTGCCGGATGGACCGGCCGAGCTGA
- a CDS encoding DUF2735 domain-containing protein: MSTTGPRTTAKIYAFPVGGRSRGGRNDWALPAPAPRERGPQIMPASGGYHDEAIREERARKP; encoded by the coding sequence ATGAGCACCACCGGCCCGCGCACCACGGCGAAGATCTACGCCTTCCCGGTCGGCGGCCGCAGCCGCGGCGGCCGCAACGACTGGGCGCTGCCCGCCCCGGCCCCGCGGGAGCGCGGCCCGCAGATCATGCCGGCGAGCGGCGGCTACCACGACGAGGCGATCCGCGAGGAGCGCGCGCGCAAGCCGTAA
- a CDS encoding PepSY-associated TM helix domain-containing protein, whose protein sequence is MRPVLFQLHWFLGLTAGLVLMLVGVTGGILSVEDEVTGLMSPGIVTVPVREGPRLTPDALVARLKEEAPGRRVTLMTLSGAPDGAARVRLADGPGRGTETHVDPYDGRILGPARGEEVFGTVRRLHRWLLLPGNGDGWGRTLTGAAALAMIYLALSGLYLRWPKGRRDWRIWLKPALARRGRALYWSLHAVVGTWMLVLYLVMALTGLWWSYGWYRDGVTMLLTGRPAAAAAPARGMDNKGMGKRDGAPGPLDPAFAAFTAATKGRYATASLAPAREGETIRIRAVAPDAAHPQARDEWRFRPDGTLESRDLYAERPLGARLTGSMLALHEGRFFGPVGWIAFMLAALAMPLFGVTGLLLYLGRRRSRRRHAAAAVQTA, encoded by the coding sequence GTGAGACCCGTCCTGTTCCAGCTCCACTGGTTCCTCGGCCTGACCGCCGGCCTCGTGCTGATGCTGGTCGGGGTGACCGGGGGCATCCTCAGCGTCGAGGACGAGGTCACGGGCCTGATGAGTCCCGGCATCGTCACCGTGCCGGTGCGGGAGGGCCCGCGCCTGACGCCGGACGCCCTGGTCGCCCGCCTCAAGGAGGAGGCGCCGGGCCGCCGCGTCACGCTGATGACCTTAAGCGGCGCGCCGGACGGTGCGGCGCGGGTGCGGCTCGCCGACGGGCCCGGCCGCGGCACCGAGACCCATGTCGACCCTTACGACGGCCGAATCCTCGGACCGGCCCGGGGCGAGGAGGTCTTCGGCACCGTGCGGCGGCTGCATCGCTGGCTGCTGCTGCCCGGCAACGGCGACGGCTGGGGCCGCACCCTCACCGGCGCCGCGGCCCTGGCGATGATCTATCTCGCGCTGTCGGGCCTGTACCTGCGCTGGCCGAAGGGCCGCCGCGACTGGCGGATCTGGCTGAAGCCGGCGCTCGCCCGCCGCGGCCGGGCGCTGTACTGGTCGCTGCACGCGGTCGTCGGCACCTGGATGCTGGTGCTCTACCTCGTCATGGCGCTGACCGGCCTGTGGTGGTCCTACGGCTGGTACCGCGACGGGGTGACGATGCTCCTCACCGGCCGCCCGGCCGCCGCGGCAGCCCCCGCCCGGGGCATGGACAATAAGGGCATGGGAAAGCGGGACGGTGCGCCCGGCCCCCTCGATCCCGCCTTCGCGGCCTTCACGGCGGCCACGAAAGGCCGCTACGCCACCGCCTCCTTGGCGCCCGCCCGCGAGGGCGAGACGATCCGCATCCGCGCGGTGGCGCCGGACGCCGCTCACCCCCAGGCCCGCGACGAGTGGCGCTTCCGGCCCGACGGCACCCTCGAATCCCGCGACCTCTACGCCGAGCGGCCGCTGGGCGCCCGGCTCACCGGCAGCATGCTCGCCCTGCACGAGGGGCGGTTCTTCGGGCCCGTCGGCTGGATCGCCTTCATGCTGGCGGCGCTCGCCATGCCGCTCTTCGGGGTGACGGGGCTGCTGCTCTATCTCGGCCGGCGCCGCAGCCGGCGCCGGCACGCGGCCGCGGCGGTGCAGACCGCCTGA
- a CDS encoding glutamine synthetase beta-grasp domain-containing protein: MTKYKLEYIWLDGYTPTPNLRGKTQIKAFDSFPTLEQLPLWGFDGSSTQQAEGSSSDCVLKPVRHFPDPARSNGVLVLCEVMMPDGKTPHPSNKRATILDDEGAWFGFEQEYFFYKNGRPLGFPEAGYPAPQGPYYTGVGYSNVGSVARQIVEEHLDLCLAAGINHEGINAEVAKGQWEFQIFGKGSKRAADEMWMARYLMQRLCEKYEIDIEYHCKPLGDTDWNGSGMHANFSTAYMREVGGKEYFEKLMAAFGDAREDHIAVYGPDNHMRLTGKHETASIHTFSWGVADRGASIRVPHSFVNNGYKGYLEDRRPNSMGDPYQIASQILKTISTVPTEVSAAA; this comes from the coding sequence ATGACCAAATACAAGCTCGAGTATATTTGGCTTGACGGCTACACGCCGACCCCGAACCTTCGCGGCAAGACCCAGATCAAGGCCTTCGACAGCTTCCCGACCCTCGAGCAGCTCCCGCTCTGGGGCTTCGACGGCAGCTCGACCCAGCAGGCCGAGGGCAGCTCCTCCGATTGCGTGCTGAAGCCCGTCCGCCACTTCCCCGATCCGGCCCGCAGCAACGGCGTCCTGGTCCTGTGCGAAGTCATGATGCCGGACGGCAAGACTCCGCACCCGTCGAACAAGCGCGCCACCATCCTGGATGACGAGGGCGCCTGGTTCGGCTTCGAGCAGGAATACTTCTTCTACAAGAACGGCCGCCCGCTCGGCTTCCCCGAGGCCGGCTACCCGGCGCCGCAGGGCCCATACTACACCGGCGTCGGCTACTCGAACGTCGGCTCGGTCGCCCGCCAGATCGTCGAGGAGCACCTCGACCTCTGCCTCGCCGCCGGCATCAACCACGAGGGCATCAACGCCGAGGTGGCGAAGGGCCAGTGGGAGTTCCAGATCTTCGGCAAGGGCTCCAAGCGGGCCGCCGACGAGATGTGGATGGCGCGCTACCTGATGCAGCGCCTGTGCGAGAAGTACGAGATCGACATCGAGTACCATTGCAAGCCGCTCGGCGACACCGACTGGAACGGCTCGGGCATGCACGCCAACTTCTCGACCGCCTACATGCGCGAAGTCGGCGGCAAGGAGTACTTCGAGAAGCTGATGGCGGCCTTCGGGGATGCCCGTGAGGACCACATCGCCGTCTACGGCCCGGACAACCACATGCGGCTGACCGGCAAGCACGAGACCGCCTCGATCCACACCTTCAGCTGGGGCGTGGCCGACCGCGGCGCCTCGATCCGGGTGCCCCACAGCTTCGTCAACAACGGCTACAAGGGTTACCTCGAGGATCGCCGCCCGAACTCGATGGGCGACCCCTACCAGATCGCCTCGCAGATCCTGAAGACGATCTCGACCGTCCCGACCGAGGTCTCGGCCGCGGCCTGA
- a CDS encoding FAD-dependent oxidoreductase, with protein sequence MDRDGTIGDGTIAIVGAGIAGAAAARRLSDAGRRVVVIDKGRGPGGRMATRRGPDSLRFDHGAQYFTARDPRFAALVEDWTARGVAGAWGGEGRHVGVPGMSAPVGDLLDGIDLRCGRAVGRLAREGRGWRLAEADGTALAKDTAFSHVLLTCPSPQSLALLASADQHLPGVAEVRYAPCWTLMLAHDGPPLPDSSVREDRDPEAVLAWIARNDSKPGREDGSTLVAHASPSWSRANLECTADDVAERLVTALRDRIPVGEIRHRAAHRWRYAAVERAVGEPCLFAPETGLGFAGDGCLGPRVEFACLSGLALAERVLAEGA encoded by the coding sequence TTGGACCGGGACGGCACCATCGGCGACGGCACCATCGCGATCGTCGGGGCGGGCATCGCCGGCGCCGCGGCGGCGCGCCGGTTGAGCGATGCGGGCCGGCGGGTCGTCGTGATCGACAAGGGCCGCGGCCCCGGCGGCCGGATGGCGACGCGACGCGGCCCCGATTCCCTGCGCTTCGACCACGGCGCCCAATACTTCACCGCCCGCGACCCGCGTTTCGCCGCCCTGGTCGAGGACTGGACCGCCCGGGGCGTTGCGGGCGCCTGGGGTGGCGAGGGCCGGCATGTCGGCGTGCCCGGGATGTCCGCGCCGGTGGGCGACCTCCTCGATGGGATCGATCTGCGCTGCGGCCGGGCCGTCGGGCGCCTGGCCAGGGAGGGGCGCGGCTGGCGGCTAGCGGAGGCCGACGGTACGGCCCTGGCGAAGGACACCGCCTTCTCGCACGTTCTCCTCACCTGCCCGTCGCCCCAGAGCCTCGCGCTCCTCGCGAGCGCGGACCAGCACCTGCCGGGCGTCGCCGAGGTGCGCTACGCCCCGTGCTGGACCCTGATGCTGGCTCATGACGGCCCTCCCCTGCCGGATTCCTCGGTGCGCGAGGACCGCGACCCGGAGGCGGTCCTCGCCTGGATCGCCCGGAACGACAGCAAGCCCGGGCGCGAGGACGGTTCAACGCTGGTGGCGCACGCCTCCCCGTCCTGGTCGCGCGCCAACCTCGAATGCACGGCTGACGACGTCGCCGAACGCCTCGTCACCGCCCTGCGCGACCGCATTCCGGTCGGAGAGATCCGCCACCGCGCCGCCCATCGCTGGCGCTACGCCGCGGTCGAGCGGGCGGTGGGCGAGCCCTGCCTGTTCGCGCCGGAGACCGGCCTCGGCTTCGCCGGCGACGGCTGCCTCGGGCCGCGGGTCGAGTTCGCCTGTCTGAGCGGCCTCGCCCTCGCCGAGCGGGTGCTCGCGGAGGGGGCGTGA
- a CDS encoding glutaminase produces the protein MPNPETVVSEIADEMRQRPDRGEVARYIPELARVDPGHFGLAVIAADGTVAAAGDCDVPFSIQSISKVFTLTLALGMVGDKLWRRVGREPSGSPFNSVVQLEYERGIPRNPFINAGAIAVTDLILSRHQPREALGEILRFMQFLAQDTSITIDEAVAASEQRTGYRNVALANYMKSFGVIDNPVEYTLGVYFHHCAISMTCRQLAVAGRFLAHSGRDPSTGLSVVQAERAKRINAVMLTCGHYDGSGEFAYRVGLPGKSGVGGGILAVAPGRASIAVWAPGLDAAGNSHLGRIALEQLTKRLGWSIFGE, from the coding sequence GTGCCGAACCCCGAAACCGTCGTGAGCGAGATCGCCGACGAGATGCGCCAGCGTCCCGACCGCGGCGAGGTGGCGCGCTACATCCCCGAGCTCGCCCGGGTCGACCCCGGCCATTTCGGCCTCGCGGTGATCGCCGCCGACGGGACGGTGGCGGCGGCCGGCGATTGCGACGTGCCGTTCTCGATCCAGAGCATCTCGAAGGTCTTCACCCTGACGCTGGCGCTCGGCATGGTCGGCGACAAGCTGTGGCGGCGGGTCGGGCGCGAGCCCTCGGGCAGCCCGTTCAACTCCGTCGTCCAGCTCGAATACGAGCGGGGCATCCCCCGCAACCCGTTCATCAATGCGGGCGCGATCGCCGTCACCGACCTGATTCTGTCGCGCCACCAGCCGCGCGAGGCGCTCGGCGAGATCCTGCGCTTCATGCAGTTCCTGGCCCAGGACACGAGCATCACCATCGACGAGGCGGTGGCGGCTTCCGAGCAGCGCACGGGATACCGCAACGTCGCGCTCGCTAACTACATGAAGTCGTTCGGGGTGATCGACAATCCGGTCGAGTACACGCTTGGGGTCTATTTCCACCACTGCGCCATCAGCATGACCTGCCGGCAGCTCGCGGTGGCGGGGCGGTTCCTGGCCCATTCGGGCCGCGATCCCAGCACCGGCCTGTCGGTGGTGCAGGCCGAGCGGGCCAAGCGCATCAACGCCGTGATGCTGACCTGCGGCCATTACGACGGTTCGGGCGAGTTCGCCTACCGGGTCGGCTTGCCGGGCAAGAGCGGCGTCGGCGGCGGCATCCTGGCGGTGGCGCCGGGGCGTGCCTCGATCGCCGTATGGGCGCCGGGGCTGGATGCCGCCGGCAATTCCCATCTCGGGCGCATCGCCCTGGAGCAGCTGACGAAGCGCCTCGGCTGGTCGATCTTCGGCGAGTAA